From the genome of Candidatus Palauibacter polyketidifaciens:
GAGCTCCCGCTTCGTGCCGGCGTACAGCGAGTATCCGTCGAGGGCATACAGATCCTTGACGGATACCGTGACGCCGGCGAGGGGGCCCGGATCGTGGCCGCGGCCGGCGGCGTCGTCGATGGCGTCGGCCTGCCGCCGCAGCGCCCCGGCGTCGAACGCGATGTACGCGTTCAGATCGCTGGCCTCGTGGCGACGGATCGCGGCGTCCGCCTCGCCGCGCGCCCCCCCGAGACCCCCTCGGACGTCCGCCGCGACGCGTCGAATGGGCGTGTGAGTCACTGGTGTCATGTCCCGAAAGTACCTCGGGTTATTCGATCCGGTACTTCATGCTGGCGCTCACCGCCCAGTATCCAAGCCGAGAAAAATCCAGCGTGGAGACGTAGGGTGTGACCCCGTCCGCGTGCACGGGCGCGTGGCTTCGAATCGTCGTCCACTGCGCGTCCACGCTGAAGTCGGGGGCCTGCACCCAGCGGCCCTTCAGGCCGATGGAGACCTGATCGGAGAGGGCGTAGTCCACGCCGGCCAGGAGCTGGAATCCCAGTCCGATCTCGGCGACGTCCGTCGACAGCTCGCTGACCGTTCCCGCCGCCGCGCGCTGCCAGTCGGGCGACGCGCCAGGCTCGGCGCGCGATCCGCCGAAGACCTCGAGGTAACCCTCCGCGATCGACTTGCGTGCGAAGCCGAGGTAGTAGCGGTAGGCGACCTGGGAGAGCCCCCCTCCCACCCCGAGGTAGGGCGTCAGGCGGCCCCCCGTCGGCAGCGACCAGGTGAGGTTGGCGAAGAACTGCCGACCCCGGAACTCGGAGATGTCCCCCCAGGGCGGGCGACCGGGACTCCATTCCGTCTCCTTACCGGTGATCGCGGCTCCCGCCTGCGTACCGAGCATCAGCAACGTGTTGTGGATGATCTGGTGCCGCTGCAGCGCCTCCAATTCGACACTGAGCGGCCCGAGCGAGTACCCGACGGCAACGCTGCCGGTGAGGCCCCACTCCGGGTCGTAGGAATACACACCGCCCAGGTCCGAGCCGGCGAGGCAGCCCGCGTCCCGGGGCGCGTCGGCCAGATTCGGGTACAGCAGCCGATCGCAACGGGTGGGGCTGTTGGGCCCGGACAGCGTCGACTCGGTAGCGGCTCCCTGCGCGAAGCCGACCCCCATGGACACGTAGAGCCCGCGCGACCCCTGCGCGGAAAGGGTCGAAGCCCCGGCGAGCATCGCCGCGGCGAGGAAGGTCCCGGCCGCGAAGATCCGCCGCCGGCTTGATCCTGAATATCGCATCATCGTTTCTGCTCTCATATGGAGTTTGTGGCTGCTTCCAGAGGGAGGCAGCGGAAATGGCCTACACTAAAGTTCCGCGAGCACCGCAGCGGCCCGATCAACCTCGTTTCCGGGCGTG
Proteins encoded in this window:
- a CDS encoding outer membrane beta-barrel protein, producing the protein MMRYSGSSRRRIFAAGTFLAAAMLAGASTLSAQGSRGLYVSMGVGFAQGAATESTLSGPNSPTRCDRLLYPNLADAPRDAGCLAGSDLGGVYSYDPEWGLTGSVAVGYSLGPLSVELEALQRHQIIHNTLLMLGTQAGAAITGKETEWSPGRPPWGDISEFRGRQFFANLTWSLPTGGRLTPYLGVGGGLSQVAYRYYLGFARKSIAEGYLEVFGGSRAEPGASPDWQRAAAGTVSELSTDVAEIGLGFQLLAGVDYALSDQVSIGLKGRWVQAPDFSVDAQWTTIRSHAPVHADGVTPYVSTLDFSRLGYWAVSASMKYRIE